CCTTTATCTCTGGTAAACTAATATCAGAAAAAGTTTAAGCCTGATTTAGTTTATTTGGATATTTTTTGACCACCTCCTGCTGGACGTGCTTTGATATCTGCACGCCACAGCTTGAGAAAGACTGAACCCCAAAGGATTACATGAGTAATGTTTACTCGTTTGCTGTGCACGGTCAGTTTACCACATCTGATTTGAGCATGTCAGATGTGTGCACCCTGTAAACTGCTCCGTAGCTCTAATATCGGCGAGGCTGCATTACATGTAATCCCCAGGGATAAAGGGCAAAACTTTTTTCTAACACCACACACTTTAGAAAGGAGGCCTTTAAATTGCCAAATACTTTAATCGTGGGCATTGATATCAGTAGTCAGTCAAATTCTATCTTCTTCATCGATGATGCCGGAAATCACTTGATTAAAAAACCCTTTTCCTTGCCTAACGATCAAGAAGGTGCTAATGAATTAATCAAAAGAGTCATTGACTGCCTCAGCCAGTATAATCTGTCCTACGTTAAATTCGGCATGGAAGCAACTTCACATTACGGTTGGCATCTGCATTTGTATCTTGCTTCCTCTTCTGAATTACTACCTTACAAACCAACCTTTTACGTGCTCAACCCAAGCATCGTCAAAGGATTTAAAAAGATCTACACTTTCTTGCCTAAAACAGATAACATCGACGCTGTCGTTATTGCTGAATGCGTCAGGTTCAGTAAGCTAAATCCAACACCTTTGCCTGACTTCAAATATGCTGCACTACAACGCCTTACCAGAATGCGCTATCACCTTGTTCATAATCTAACTCGCGAAAAAAACAGAGCTCTCAATCTCATATACCTTAAATTCTCCACTTATTCTCAAGACTGCCCATTTTCTGATATCTTCGGTAAGGCATCTTGCGCTATCATCGAAAACTTCACCCCAGATGATATTGCTTCCATGCCTTTAGAAGATTTAATTAAATTTGTATCTGACAACGGCAACAACAGATTATCAGATGTCAATAAAATCGCTGAAATACTTAAAACCGCTGCTAATCGTTCATACAGATTACATCCTCTGTTGGCTGAGGCAAATGACTTAGCTTTGTCTATGACTCTTGAAAACATTAGATTTATGCAAGAACAACTTAAAAAACTCGACAAAGAAATCTCAAAACTTCTTAAAGCTTTCTCCCAAACCTTGACCACCATCCCTGGCATAGGAGATGTTCTTGCAGCCGGCATCATCGCTGAAATCGGTGATATCAAGCGCTTCAAAAATGAAGCTGCTTTAGCTAAATACTCCGGCCTTGTTTGGACTCAATACCAATCAGGCAATTTCAATGCCCAGGAAACCTCATTGGCTAAGTGTGGTAACCAATACCTGAGATACTATCTTGTTGAGGCTGCTAACTGTGTTAGGGTGCACACAGTCCGTTATAAAGCCTTCTACAACAAGAAGTTCTCAGAGGTTACCAAACATCAGCATAAACGTGCCCTCGTCCTCACCGCAAGACGATTAATTCCTCTGATCTTTGCAATGCTCAGCAAAGGTCAAATATATCAAGAAAGAGGTGATGTTTACAATACTTAGTTAATCCCATTTCTTAATTTAATAATCTTCTCAAAACAAGCTGCCAGTTAAATTTTTCCAGGCTGAGCGGCTCGGTATTCTATTGCCTTTTTTGCCCTAATTATCTAAAAAATTTTTTTAAAAAACCCCCTTGACATTATACCGTTTGTCTTAATAAAAAATTTTTGCAATCTACGGGTAAACTGCCAGGTTGATTATTTTTTAAAATGTTGTGTATTTCAGGTGATAAATCCTGAATGTAAACAACGTCAATGTTCATTATTTTGCCCTCCTGATTCTTAGAATGATTTAGCAGAGAAAAAAGGGATAGATTACAAAAGCCTTTATCTCATTTTTGTTTGCATCAAAAATGGGTACAAAACCCTCATCAAGTTTTGTTGCAAAGAAAGATTCTTTTTCATCTAAAAAGTATACTTTGATTTTGCCCTTTAAAACATTTTTTGTTGTGATAAAGCCTGCAGATGAAAATGAATATATGTTTTCAAATACTTCATCTTTTTCAACAAAGAATTCCAGTTTTTCTTTCTGGTGATTTTCAATGTATATTTTTTCAACAGTTAATTTTTGCAGCTTTGAACCTGGCAGATCAGAGTAGCTTGTTTCTACCAGAAAATATCCTTTTTCATCGCAGTATATAAAAGGGATTTCACTTTCAGAAGTTATTAATTTTGATGTTATTCTCTTATTCAAATCAAATTTGAAAATTTCTATACTGTCTCTGTCAAAGTTTTCCTTTGAATACAAAATGAAAGGCGAGTTTTTAGCTATTTCTGGTGAGAAAATGTCATCAGCATTTAAAAAAGGTTCAAATTCAATAGACTGATTTTCATCCGCAGTTGTGATGATGTATCTGGAAAAATCCACTTTTTTCTGGCTCATTGCTTCATCGAGAACATCTTCAACAGGTGCCACAATTAAAGTTTCAATCTTATCTTTGTAATCAGAATTTGAATTGTAAAAGTGTCTTTTTTCAAATGAGCATATTCGACCGGTTTTTATCAAGATGTATTTGTTGTTCCTGTGCTTTTGAATAACCTTTAAGTCTGCTATCTCAAATATGTCATGTTCTTCAAATAGATAGGGATTGATTGGAAATTCCTCTTTGCTTTCCATGTCAATAATTTTGGCAATCTTTTTCGGGTAATCAGGTATGTTTGGAGTAATAACTAAAAGATACCTTTGATTTAAAGCGCTTATATACAGGGGTTTTATAAAATCATCTTCCGGGCTTTTATCAAAATAGTCTATTGAAAAATTGAAAATTACACTTTCAATAGAATTTATAAGATCAGCTTTAATAATTTTTATTTCCACTAAATTTTTGTTTGGCTTTTGGGCTGTGTATACGTATAATATACAGTTTTCATCATCGAATAGCAGAATCTTGTCAATTTTGTTTAAAAACCTGTAGAATTTGCAGCTCAAATCTTTCCCTCTGACAATGAATATATTTTCGGTTGTAATTTTGGGAAGGTATTTTACCATTTCAAACAGAATATCAGCATTTGAAGTAAATCTTGGCTTTAGCACAAAAGTGTTATCGGTTGATTGCAAAAATGGTGATATCCCATCACTTTTGCAGGGCTTATATTTTGATATTTCTTCGCAAAGGTTATGTATATTCAAAATAGCTACATTTCTCATAGGCTGCCTCACCTTTCTTCTCTTTAAACCAAAATTGCGCAGATTGCAAATATTACATGATTGCAAAAAATTCACACTGCACAGGAAAATCAGGGGTTATAGGATTTTATCAGGAATCTGGGATAGATTACAATAGCGTTTAACTCATCAGTCTCAAAATTTACAATTAATGAGAAAAATTCCTGTAAATAATCTATCTTCACTATTGGTATGTTATCATTCATTGAATAAATGGATATATACTTTTCTTCAGGGTTTAGCGTGACGAAAATGGGAAAGTTTTTTAAAAGGTAAAACTCTTCTATTAGCTCCTTTGTAGGGAAATTAATTGGTAGTTCCAAAAATGAAATCTGGTTTGTTCCTATGTAATGCTTTATAAAGAAATTTTTAACTGGTAGTAGATATGGATGAAACGGGGAATACAATAAAAAATATTTGTTGTCTTCTCTGTATACAGGGCTTACTCTTTCTGAAGGAAAAGGGAGAGAGCCTATGAAACTTTTATTTTTTGTCTCCAGATCAAAAGCAAAGATATCAGTTGTTTTTGTCAAAAAGTTTTCTTTTTTGTAAGGTATAAATGGTGAATCAATGTCCTGGGAATAACTTTTTATACTGTAATAAAAACCATAGCCGGGTTTTCCACAATTTAAAAAATCCAATGTCTCATGATACTCGGCTTTATCAATTAGGTATTTGGAAAAAGAGGGCATTGTGCCACTGTCAATGTGTTGAATTAATTCTTCACAGGGAATTATCAGTAATGTTTCAACCTTGTTGATGATGTCTGCACCACAATTGAAATAGTTTCGTTTTTCATCTGGAGTTATTCTGCCAGTTTTAACAAACAAGTAACTTTTATTTTTAAATCTCCCTATATCTGCATGAGAAATCTCAAAAATAGAGTGATGGTCAGTTATAAATGGATCAAGATAAAATTCAGATTTATTATGAAGATCAACTATCAGAGCGGATTTGTCTCTGAATTTTTCATCAATATTTACTAGCATTATATACCTTTTATTGAGTGCAAATGTGTAAATTAAAAGTGAATCTGAAGGTTCATAGCTTTTGTCCATACCTGAAAGTTCCATTGCAAAACTGTAGATCAGCCTTTCTTCTTTTTCTTCTATGTCAATGCTATATAATTGTAATTCAGCAAATCTGGTGTTATTTGAAGATATTTTGTATCCAAGTAAGGTAAAATTCTGGTCATCAAAAGATATTATTCTAAAAATTTTGTTTTTCAGTTTGTAATTAATAATTTGTTCAACTTTGTTATTTTTAAAGGATAAAACAATAATAGATTCAATAACATCCTGTCTGTCGCTTTTTTCCACAATGAACACTATGCTATTACAGCTCTGATAAATAGGATAAACACAAAACCTGTCTTTTTTGTCCGAAGAAAAAGTATAAGTTTCCCATGGAATTTTATAATAGTTCTTTAATGCTTCTGATAAATCCACTACCGGAATTTCAGACATGATATTAAAAACTCCCTTCGATTTTTTAAAATTGAGGGCTGTCAAAGTGAATAATAGTGACAACCCTCAAAAAAATTTTTCACACAGAAACATGCGTAATTTTAGATAAAAGTCAGTAAAAATAAATCAAAATCTCATCTTTTTTATCCGGATTTTCATAGATAAAGATATTATAGCACATATGAACAGAATCCAGCCTGTCAATTAACTTCTGTGTGCTCAGCAAATACACTTTGTAAGTTAGAAGGAGTTTATCATGATTGCTAAAAGCAGCCTCATCCAAATTAAAGTGAGCAGTAGCAGTAATGAAAAAGTTTTTGCAAAGATTTAACAGATAAATAGATTCATTTTCTTCAAGTAGAGGTTCAATCCTTTTTATTTTTGTTTTTTCACCAAAATAAAATATTTCAAGCTGTTCGGGTTTGTTAGTCTTGAATGATTTTACAATATAAAACAGTTCTCTGCCTTTTATTTTTCCCGAGTCCAGTATTTGATATACTGTAAATATTGAATTTAAGATTATTCTTTCATCAAAGGAATAAATAACCTCTTTTTCAGCAATACCTCTTTCTGAAAGTTTAAGCTTTATAAGATCGGATTTGTCCTGTTCTGTATATGTTTTGACATAATAGTAACAATCATTTTCAAACCACCCAAGATAAGAAGAATTTAAAACAGCTTCATAGTCAGCAAAGTCAACCAAATATCTGGAGAATTCTATCTGGTTGTTTTTTAAGTCCATTAAAAATTGTTCAAAAGGAAGAATATATATTTGCTGTTTTACATTAAGAGTTTTGGGGTCAAAAACTTCCTTTTTCATTTCATCCATAACAATATCTAACTTTTCACAATCACCTATCTTGCCTGTTTTAAACAGAATATGCTTATTATTATATAAAACAGTAGATTGTATTTCAAGTTCAGCCAAAAAATTCTGCTCTTGTGAAGGTAACTGATACAGACTTTTATTCTCTATATCAAAAATAAATACACTCTTATAAATTGGAATATCAAGCTTATCTGTAGGCTCTAAAGAAAAAATTAGAAATCTGTCTGAAAGTTCCTTTGCCTCAACAAAGAAGATGGAAACAGCTCTGTTTTTTTCTTTTAAGTGCGCATTGTAAATATTATTTTTGCACATTATATTCTCTCTTTTGTTAATAATATCAATTTCCAGAATATAGATTTCAGACTTTTTTTCATCAATAGCAAGAGCGTATAATAGTTTTTTGCTGTCATCAATTTTTAAGATTCTATCAACAGGTATTTCTGGCTTGTATGAATATACAGGATGCCACGTTTTATTTTTTTGCCATTCATATATGTCAATATTATCAATTTTGTTTGATAAGCTCAAAGTATCTTTTTTCGCAGTGATAATTAATCGATTGGAAAAGCATAGAATCAAACGATGGAATGAATATTTTGAGAAATTTGTTTCTAAGTTTTTCTGAGGTTCAAATAAAAAGCCGGCAAAATTTATTTTTTTCATTATTGTTTTCACCTTCCACTCAGTCTCATTACTACATCAGAAAATAAAAAATTTGCAGTTGTTATTCTCACTGTTTATATATTCACTATCTTCAAAAACCAATTAAAGATTTTGTGTCAGTATGGAATAACCAGAACTTCTTCATTGTTTAGAGGATTGCTGAAATACAGGATTTTTGAACAGGGTCTAGTTTGCAGCAGCAAGCTTTTATCAAAGAGCGAAAAGAACCTGAAGATAAAACCGTCTGTCTGTGAAAATTTTGCTGTTACAAGATAGCCATCGCTTTCACAAATATCAAAGCATCTTTCATTTCTGTCAAACCTGAACGTGTTGTAATTTTTGGTAAGCATTTTTTCACCTATGTAGAGAGATTCAATAGTGCTTACCCGTTGACTTTCAATTATTTCTCTTGCAATGTAAAGGACATCTTTTTTATCAATTTTCCTTCCTTTGATAATTCTGTAATTGGTAAAACGGGAATTTTCCAGTATTCTTTCTCTGGTTGAACAAATGAGGATTGGATTATTGCTATTCTCAGAAAGATTGATTTTGTAGAATTCGGATTTATTTTCATTTACGTATGTTTTAAGGTAGTAATAATTATCGTCTTCAATGAAGTAGAAAGGTAAAACGGCTTCGGTTTGAGCAGTTGTGAGTGTGTATTTTTCCAAATCCACAGAGTTTTTTATAACATCAGCTTTAAACTGTTCAAAAGGGTATATTATGTGTTTTTGTGTATAATAATTGACAGAAGAAATATCACTTTCTTCATTGCTGATAAGAAGGTCATACTTTTCAGAGTTTCCCAGATTGCTAATCTCAAAGAATAAGTATTTGGAATCGAACAAATGAACTTCTGTCATATTGATATTTTTTATTGTTCTTGATAGGGAGCATGGCAATTGATAATATTCTTTTGCTGCAATATCGATGAGAAAAAACAATGGTTCGAATGTTTCTGAGTAGTTTTTATAAGAAGAATATGGTATTAATTTGACAAAGATATATTTTTTATCCAACAATTTTGCATATACTGAATATTCAGCTTTGCAAATAAGGTAATTATTAAAGGTTTCTGATTCTGAAAGTGGAATGTCTATTATGTCTTCCTCTTCAAGCTCAGAACTCATCTTTTTTATACTGAGTTTAGGAAAAGGAGTAGGAAAGCTATGAATTGTAAATATATCTTCACAAGTATCATTATATAGAATTATAATATCATTGGGAAGGTTAAAGTATTTGCATTTAAACTTTTTGGTCTCAATACAAAATACTCCTATCCGGTATAATTTAAATGGATGTTTATAAGTGAAGCAAAAAACTTTGTTATTTTTAAAATGACAGAAGTTTGAAAAATCTCCGGTATTACAATCTGACAAATATTCTCTTAAGCCATCAAATAAGCAAATTTTCTTCAATTAGTTAACCCCCTAATTTATTATTTATTATCAGCACATAGAGGCACCTATCTCAAAAAATTTTAAGTAGCGTTTAAAAATAGGTGCCTCACTTAATCCCGGTGCAATTGGCAACGCTATAGCAAACTGCGCCGTAACAGTATCCGAATCACCAATATTATACTCTTCCTTTGTTTTTTCATCAATCAGTTTTGCTTTTAGATTCTCACCGTTAACAAACTTCTGATGCCTTCCTTTGTTTCAATAAAGCTTTACTTAACTCAAGGAAAGAGGTATAATAATACAGTGAATAGAAAAATAAATAAAGTGGTGATATTAGCTGTGTCAGAATTAATTAAGGATATAGACAATGTAAGGAAAATATCAATTCCAGTGGACACATTAAAATATATTATAGAAAAACTTGAAAATGATATAATATGGGACTATGACTATATAACAGGTGAATTAATTATTATGAAACGTCCTGAGTCTTATGTAGATGCTCTGGCAGGCTTAGGGCAATAGATATGGGAAAAGCTTGAGAGTAAAGAATTTATTAAGAATATAGCAAGAAGACTCCATCTTCTGTAAGAAGGAGATGAATTGCTAAAAATGTGATAAAATATTTCTGGGTGATGTTAAATGTACAAAACACAAAAAAATCATATAAGATGTGATAAACAAACATACAAAATTTTGCGAAAGCTTTGTCACTTTTCAAAAAATCTATACAACTGTGCCCTGTATCATATAAGACAGCACTATTTTCAAACCCACGAACACCTGCGATATGAAAGTGTATATCACATTGCAAAAAGCAACGAAAACTACAGACTTTTGCCATCACAGATTGCCCAGCAGACACTTATTTCGGTTGATGAAACTTTTAAATCTTTTTTGAGCTTGTTGAAAGCCAAAAAAGAAGGAAAGGTAAAAGAAAAAGTTCTAATGCCAAAGTATCTGCCCAAGGATGGGATGTATCAGATAGTTTTTCCAAAAGACCAGTTCAAGATAGAAGATAAGAAAGTGAGACTGAGCCTAGGCAGAAACTTTTCAAAGGAGTTTGGGGTAAGATACCTATATTTTGATTTACCAAAAAACATTGCAGGCAAAAAGATTAAGGAAGTCAGGATAATTCCAAGATACCATGGGAAATGGTTTGAGATTGAGTATGTGTATGAGGAAAAAGAGCAGGATTATGAGCTTGACATAAGCAGGATTTTGGCAATAGACTTAGGATTAAACAACTTTGCAGCGCTTACGGATACCATTGGGACTGCCTTTTTGATAGAGGGCAGGTTTTTAAAATCAGTCAACCGATGGTACAATAAAGAAAAAGCAAGGCTGCAAAGTGTATACTCCAAACAGGGAATCAAATATGGTTCAAAACTTGCTCAAATTTCTCTTAAAAGACAGCATATAGTTGAGAACTTTTTAAATCAGGCTGTAAACGTTGTAGTTAAGCACTGTCTGGAAAATAAAATAGGAATAGTTGTTGTGGGTAATATGAAAGAGATAAAGAATGGTATAGAGCTGGGGAAGGTGAACAATCAGAACTTTGTGGGAATACCATACAAGAGGTTTAAGGGAAAATTAGAAGCAAAGTGCAGGTTATATGGAATAGAGTATGTGGAGGTAGAGGAAAGCTATACGTCACAGAGGTGCAGCAGATGTGGGGTGGTTGACAAAAGTAACAGAAAGCATAGGGGCTTGTATGTATGCAAGAATTGTGGGAATGTGGTGAATGCGGATATAAATGGGGCGATAAACATACTTTTAAAGGTAGCTGGTGAGTCTGCGATAAAGCAGATAACCAGTAGTGGGTGTGTGAACCATCCTGTGAGAATAAGGGTAGCTTAAGATGCTACCAAACTTCTCACGAAGCCTTCACCTCTTCAGGTGGATGGTAGTTCACTGAAGAGATGAGAGAAGAATGGGAACATTAAAAGCGGGGCAAAAACTTGCGTTGGATACTAATTTACTATATGAGTTGCTTGATTCTGACTGAAAGAGTAAATATGGCTCAAAAGCAGAATTAAGTTTACTGATATAGTCAGAATAATTTGTATGGCACCACGAAGGTGCTGTAAATATTTAGAGGTATTGGGCAGGATAAAATTGATATAAGTAAAACCGAAGATTTCGAGAACAAAGCCCACGAAGGGTGAGATTTTCGCCTTTCTGTGGGCTTTATTATTTTATTTATAAATTCATACAGAGGAGGTAAATAAGTTAATGAGAGGCAGAAGCTTTAATCCAAATTATTTTAAGGCAAAAAAGAGCATAGTAAGTGTTTTTCTAATTGCAAGTCTTTTCTTGCTGATTGTGTCAGGTGCGCTTTCGGGTTATGCAAAACAGGAAAAAGCACCTTCAAAGCTAATTGTGACTGACCTTCTTGGCAGAAAAGTGGAGATTGAAAACAAGAAGAACAAAAGAATTGTGGCAATAGGACCTGGGGCGCTCAGGCTTGTTTTGTATGTAAATGGCACAAAGAACATAGTTGGAGTTGAAAATGCAGAAAAGGCATGGGAAGAGGGTTCAAGAACATATATAATGGCATACCCTGAACTCAAAAAACTGCCTGTAATAGGTCAGGGCGGGGCAGACTCATCACCTGACCCGGAAAAACTTATTTCTGTAAAACCTGATGTTATTTTTGCCGCAAGTTTTTTAGACAGAGCAAAGGCAGATGCCCTTCAGGCAAAAACAAAAACTCCTGTTGTTGTGCTTGACTATGGTACAAAGCTTCTTTTTGATGAGAATGTCTACAAATCACTAAGACTTATTGGTAAAATTGTAGAAAGGCAGCAGCGCGCAGAGGATCTTATCAGCTTTATGCAAAGGTGCAAAGCGTTTTTGAATGAAAGGACGAGAAACATTCCTGATTCCAAAAAGCCAAGGGTGTATGTTGGAGCTATCAGCTTCAAAGGCGGGCATGGTTTTGAGAGCACAATGGGCAAGTACTTTCCGTTTTTGGCGACAAACGCAGTAAATGTAGCAGATAGCGCCAACAAAGAAGGATGGTTCATGGTTGAAAAAGAAAAGATTTTAGAGTGGGACCCTGACATTGTATTTATTGATGAGGCGAATATAGATCTTGTAAAACAGGACTACAGGAAAAACCCCGAGTTTTACAAATCACTTTCAGCTTTCAAATATGGAAAAGTCTATGGTCAGCTTCCTTACAACTTCTACTGGACAAACATTGACACTGTTTTGGCAGACACATTCTGGATTGCAAAGGTTGTGTACCCTGACAGGTTCAGAGATGTTGACCCAATCAAGAAAGCTGATGAGATTTACAAGTTCTTCTTAGGAAAGCCACTTTACAGCAAGATGGCAAAGAAATTTGGTGGATTTGTAAGAATTAAGCTTGACTAAAAGATATAAAATATAACAAAAGAGGTTTTGCGAATATGACTCAAAGCAAAGAAAGACAGCAAAATTTAAAGCTTGGCTACAAAAAGCTTATCTTTGAAAAAGTGCTGTTTTTGCTTGTGGTTGTTTTTCTAACAGTGCTTCTTTCAATCTATGCAATATCCTCAGGTTCATCGGATTTGAGCTTTTCGGATGTTTTAAAGGCTTTTTTGGGGAAGTGCGATGAGAGAACAGCTCTTATAGTCTTTGACATAAGACTTGTAAGAGTTGTTGCTGCAATTTTAGCAGGGATTGGTCTTGCAATTGGCGGAGCTGCTATTCAGAGCCTTTTTCACAATCCCTTGGCTTCGCCTTTCACTCTTGGAATTTCGCAGGGTGCTGCGTTTGGCGCAGCAGTTGGGATAATTGTTCTGGGCGGCGGTGCTACATCTTCTGCCGCCTCTGACTCTGTTACAATTTTGCATCCGTCAGTGGTTGTTGCATGTGCTTTTTTGGGGTCAATGCTGTCAACTATAGTTGTGCTTGCTTTGGCGCAAATAAAGAGGTTTTCACCCGAGGCTGTTGTGCTCTCCGGTGTTGCTCTTAGTTCTTTGTTTGGTGCTGCAACAACAATGATTCAGTATTTTGCATCGGATGTCAAAATTGCTGCGCTTGTGTTCTGGACGTTTGGCGATATTGGAAGAGCCACATGGAGCGATGTAAAATTGATGGCAATTTTTGTAATTCTGGCGTGGGTGTACTTTCTGGTAAATTCATGGAACTACAATGCAATTGCAAGCGGTGAGGATATTGCAAAAAGCCTTGGTGTAAATGTCGAAAGGACAAGATTTCTGGGGATTTTAGTAAGCAGCTTTATAACATCTGTGATTGTCTCCTTCCTGGGAATTATAGGTTTTATATGTTTGGTTGCACCTCACATAGCACGAAGGTTTATAGGGAATGACCAGAGGTTTTTGACAATAGCATCCGGGCTTGTGGGTGCGTTTTTGCTTCTTTTGTCAGACACAGTGGCAAGACTTATAATAAAACCGGTTGTTCTGCCGGTTGGTGCTGTCACAGCTTTTCTTGGTGCACCGCTTTTTATGTATCTTTTAATCCGCGGAAAGAAGGTATGATAAAATGCTGAAGGTAGATAACCTTGAGTTCAGCTTCAAAGACTTTCAGGTTTTGAGTGGAATTTCTTTTGAAGCAGGAAGAGGCAGTATTGTGTCAATTTTAGGAAACAACGGCGCGGGAAAATCCACGCTTTTGAGATGCATAGCAAGGCTTTTGAAGCCAGAAAGTGGAGCTATTTTTATAGATGGCAGGGACGCAAATAGTTTTTCGCACATCCAGCTTTCAAAGACTGTTGCATATGTTCCGCAAAGATACACTGCAAACAGGATAACAGTGTATGAAGCAATCCTTCTTGGCAGAAAGCCGCATTTTACAGGGCTTGTTCCCTCTTCAGAAGATTTGGAAAAGGTTGAAATGGCGCTTGAACTTTTTCAGCTAAAACACCTTGCTTTCAGATACTTGGATGAGATAAGCGGCGGTGAGCTTCAAAAGGTGGTGATAGCACGTGCGTTTGTTCAAGACCCGAAGGTTTTGCTTCTGGATGAGCCAATAAACAACCTTGATTTGAAGAATCAAATAGAGGTTTTGAAGATTTTAAAAATGCTCTCAAAACAAAAAGGTATTCTGGTGGTTGTAATTCTGCACGACCTGAATTTAGCAATCAGATTTTCTGACTGGTTTGTCTTTGTTAAGGATGGCAGGATATTTGCCTCGGGTTCAAAAGAGATAATTACAGCCGATGTGATTTCAAGGGTATATGGAATAGATGTAAAAGTAGAAAAACATGGCAATGAAATATTTGTTGTACCGGAGGTTTCTGCTATTTAAACAAAAGTTAATTTTTAAAAGAGGTGATTTTGATCTGATGGAACTTGTAAAAATAGGAATAATTCACAGCCCATATAAAACAAAAGAACAGGCGCCGCGCCAGGGTGCGGATTCAGAAGAGGTTTGCTATATAGAAATATTTGAAAAATACATTGAAGGGCTGAAGGATATTGAAGAGGCAAGATATTTGATTGTTTTGTACTGGGGTCATCAATCAAGCAGAGAAGTTTTAACAACTTTGACTCCGTTTTCTGATGTACCAAAGGGTGTTTTTGCATGCAGGTCTCCAAACAGACCCAATCCAATTCTGCTTGATATTGCAGAACTGATAGATA
The Caldicellulosiruptor morganii DNA segment above includes these coding regions:
- a CDS encoding IS110 family RNA-guided transposase, with product MPNTLIVGIDISSQSNSIFFIDDAGNHLIKKPFSLPNDQEGANELIKRVIDCLSQYNLSYVKFGMEATSHYGWHLHLYLASSSELLPYKPTFYVLNPSIVKGFKKIYTFLPKTDNIDAVVIAECVRFSKLNPTPLPDFKYAALQRLTRMRYHLVHNLTREKNRALNLIYLKFSTYSQDCPFSDIFGKASCAIIENFTPDDIASMPLEDLIKFVSDNGNNRLSDVNKIAEILKTAANRSYRLHPLLAEANDLALSMTLENIRFMQEQLKKLDKEISKLLKAFSQTLTTIPGIGDVLAAGIIAEIGDIKRFKNEAALAKYSGLVWTQYQSGNFNAQETSLAKCGNQYLRYYLVEAANCVRVHTVRYKAFYNKKFSEVTKHQHKRALVLTARRLIPLIFAMLSKGQIYQERGDVYNT
- a CDS encoding RNA-guided endonuclease InsQ/TnpB family protein; amino-acid sequence: MYKTQKNHIRCDKQTYKILRKLCHFSKNLYNCALYHIRQHYFQTHEHLRYESVYHIAKSNENYRLLPSQIAQQTLISVDETFKSFLSLLKAKKEGKVKEKVLMPKYLPKDGMYQIVFPKDQFKIEDKKVRLSLGRNFSKEFGVRYLYFDLPKNIAGKKIKEVRIIPRYHGKWFEIEYVYEEKEQDYELDISRILAIDLGLNNFAALTDTIGTAFLIEGRFLKSVNRWYNKEKARLQSVYSKQGIKYGSKLAQISLKRQHIVENFLNQAVNVVVKHCLENKIGIVVVGNMKEIKNGIELGKVNNQNFVGIPYKRFKGKLEAKCRLYGIEYVEVEESYTSQRCSRCGVVDKSNRKHRGLYVCKNCGNVVNADINGAINILLKVAGESAIKQITSSGCVNHPVRIRVA
- a CDS encoding iron ABC transporter substrate-binding protein, which translates into the protein MRGRSFNPNYFKAKKSIVSVFLIASLFLLIVSGALSGYAKQEKAPSKLIVTDLLGRKVEIENKKNKRIVAIGPGALRLVLYVNGTKNIVGVENAEKAWEEGSRTYIMAYPELKKLPVIGQGGADSSPDPEKLISVKPDVIFAASFLDRAKADALQAKTKTPVVVLDYGTKLLFDENVYKSLRLIGKIVERQQRAEDLISFMQRCKAFLNERTRNIPDSKKPRVYVGAISFKGGHGFESTMGKYFPFLATNAVNVADSANKEGWFMVEKEKILEWDPDIVFIDEANIDLVKQDYRKNPEFYKSLSAFKYGKVYGQLPYNFYWTNIDTVLADTFWIAKVVYPDRFRDVDPIKKADEIYKFFLGKPLYSKMAKKFGGFVRIKLD
- a CDS encoding FecCD family ABC transporter permease, yielding MTQSKERQQNLKLGYKKLIFEKVLFLLVVVFLTVLLSIYAISSGSSDLSFSDVLKAFLGKCDERTALIVFDIRLVRVVAAILAGIGLAIGGAAIQSLFHNPLASPFTLGISQGAAFGAAVGIIVLGGGATSSAASDSVTILHPSVVVACAFLGSMLSTIVVLALAQIKRFSPEAVVLSGVALSSLFGAATTMIQYFASDVKIAALVFWTFGDIGRATWSDVKLMAIFVILAWVYFLVNSWNYNAIASGEDIAKSLGVNVERTRFLGILVSSFITSVIVSFLGIIGFICLVAPHIARRFIGNDQRFLTIASGLVGAFLLLLSDTVARLIIKPVVLPVGAVTAFLGAPLFMYLLIRGKKV
- a CDS encoding ABC transporter ATP-binding protein, which gives rise to MLKVDNLEFSFKDFQVLSGISFEAGRGSIVSILGNNGAGKSTLLRCIARLLKPESGAIFIDGRDANSFSHIQLSKTVAYVPQRYTANRITVYEAILLGRKPHFTGLVPSSEDLEKVEMALELFQLKHLAFRYLDEISGGELQKVVIARAFVQDPKVLLLDEPINNLDLKNQIEVLKILKMLSKQKGILVVVILHDLNLAIRFSDWFVFVKDGRIFASGSKEIITADVISRVYGIDVKVEKHGNEIFVVPEVSAI
- the tsaA gene encoding tRNA (N6-threonylcarbamoyladenosine(37)-N6)-methyltransferase TrmO; the encoded protein is MELVKIGIIHSPYKTKEQAPRQGADSEEVCYIEIFEKYIEGLKDIEEARYLIVLYWGHQSSREVLTTLTPFSDVPKGVFACRSPNRPNPILLDIAELIDIKGNVLVVKGIDAIDGSPVIDIKPYYERIDIPKGLKEEIFKVQSK